TTACATTGACCGATGCTCAGCTTAAAAATACGACTATCGAAACAATGTCGCTTTCTGTGAAGAATATTTCTACAGTGCTCAGAATCAATGGAAAAATAGATGTTCCGCCACAGAATCTGGTTTCCGTAAGCGTTCCGTTGGGCGGTTACCTGAAAAACACCAACCTGCTTCCGGGAATGAAAGTAAGCAAAGGACAGGTGATCGCCGTGATAGAAAATCCTCAGTTTATACAGCTTCAGCAGGATTATTTGATGGCAAAATCGAAACTTCATTTCGCAGAACTGGACTATAATAGACAAAAAAAACTGAACCAAAGCCAGGCAAGTAGTGATAAAGTGACGCAGATGGCGCAGTCTGAGATGAACAGCCAGAGAATTATGATGAATACTTTGGCAGAGCAGCTTCAGCTCGTGAACATCAACGCGGGCAGTCTCACTTCGGGAAATATCAGAAAAAGTGTTCCGGTTTACAGCACGATCAACGGTTTTGTGAGCAAAGTGAATGTGAATATCGGAAAATTTGTGAATCCTTCTGATGTTTTGTTTGAACTCATCAATCCCAATGACATTCACCTGAACCTAAAAGTGTATGAAAAAGACCTCCAAATGCTGAAAATAGGACAAAGATTTACCGCCAATACCAATACGCAGCCGGATAAAAAATACGGTGGCGAAATTATCCTGATCAGCAAAGATATCAATGCAGACGGAACGGCAGATGTGCATTGCCATTTTGAGCAGTACGATCACAATCTGACTCCAGGGATGTATATGAACGCTGAGATCGAGACTGAAACATCCTTTTCCAACGCGCTACCAGAGGAAAGCATTGTCAATTTTGAAGGTAAAGATTATGTTTTTGTTGAGGGGAAAAAACAAACTTATAAAATGATTCCGGTAACGCTGGGAGAAGCTGAAAACGGTTTCATTCAAATCAAAAATTTTGAAGATTTTAAGAACAGAAAAATCGTTACCAAGAATGCGTACACGCTTTTGATGAAGCTAAAAAATACGGCAAGTGAAGAGGAATAATTCCACTCAAATAAATATTAATCCAAAAAAAAATAAAAAATTATGAATAAGTCAATTTTAAATTTAAAAAATATTTTAACTGTACTGTTGTTGCTGTTTATCGGTATTCAGTTTATTGATGTCCAGAAAAATATCAGCGAAGATCAATCTGCCAATGCTATCGAAAATTATTATAATGTACCTCCAAAAGTAAAATCTATTTTGAAAACCAGTTGTTATGACTGCCATTCCAACAATACTATTTATCCTTCTTACAGCAAGTTGCAGCCTGTGAAATGGTGGTTGGCAGATCACGTCAATTCGGGTAAAAGACATTTGAACTTTGATGAATTCAATTCTTACAGCCGTGAAAAAAAGCTTGAGAAACTCGATGAGATCGTAGAAACCGTCAAAGAAGGCGAAATGCCGCTTGCCTCTTACACGGTTATTCATCAGGATGCAAAATTATCTGCTTCTGATCAGGCTGAAATAGAAAAGTGGATCAATGAAATAAAAAAGGAAGTGAAATAACTGATTACATACTATTTAAAATCATTCTTAACGAAACATTACATAATTTTGATATATGAAAAAATGGGTTTCCGTAGTTTTACTCGCACTGTTTCTATTTTCAACAACTGAACTTTATCAGCTGTTGAAAGTTCCGATTCTTGTCGAGCATTTTATGGAACACAAAAAGCTGAATTCAGAAATGACATTTGAAGCTTTTCTTAAAACCCACTATGATAATCCGGTAAAAGATGCAGATTACAAAACAGACAGAAAACTGCCGTTTGTAATACATTCTACCCCACTAAATCTTATTTTTACAATAAATCAGGTCTTTAAACTTGAAGAAAGAAATATTTTTTTTGGAAATATTACACGTGAAAAAATAGCATCATCAGATAATGATTTTTTCTTTAAAGGTTATTTGCACTCTATCTGGCAGCCGCCAAGACTGTCTTAAAATACTTTACAAAATATTGGATCTGAATGAATTTAACATCATTCAGACACAATTGGTTCTACAATCTAATTTATACACATTATGAAAACAATATTTACAGCCATCTTTTTGGCGCTATTCTCTGTACTAGCAATTGCACAAACACGTTTTGAAAAAGCAAAGAAAACAGCTTCTGAACAAAACGAATTGATTCTTCTTAACTTTTCCGGCTCAGACTGGTGTATTCCGTGTATCAAGCTGCATAAGAATATTATTGAAACCGAGACATTCAAACAGCTGACAACCGATCATATTTTGGAGTATGTCAATGCAGATTTTCCAAGAAGTAAAAAAAATCAACCTTCCGCAGAGATTAAAAAAGAAAATGCTTCTCTGGCCGAGCGATACAATTCTAAAGGTCTTTTTCCGTTCACCCTTTTGCTCAATTCTGAAGGAAAAATTCTGAAAACCTGGGAAGGTCTTCCGTCGGAAAGTGCAGTTTCTTTTAGCAATGAAATAAAAAGTTTTTATCAAAAGAAGTAAATGATGCTGAAAGAGTTTCGAAAATCCCAAAAACTAATGGGAAATATCTTCGAGATCACTGTTGTGGATGACAGTGAAGCAATTGCTTTTGACCATATCGAAGCTGCAATTTCAGAAATCCAGAGGATCGAGAAATTGCTCACGACTTACAGCGATGACAGCCAGACCAGTCTTATCAACAAAAATGCCGGTATCCAACCTGTAAAAGTAGATGCAGAAGTTTTTCAGCTGATTGAAAGAAGCTTAAGGATCAGCCATATTACAGATGGATATTTTGATATTTCTTATGGCGGAATCGATAAAACCTTCTGGAATTTTGACCGTGAAATGAAGCAGCTTCCTGATCCCGAATTGGTAAAAGAGCATCTGAAACTCGTCAATTACAAAAATATTCTTTTAGATGGGGAAAGCCAAACGGTTTTTTTAAAAGAAAAAGGAATGCGGATCG
Above is a genomic segment from Chryseobacterium mulctrae containing:
- a CDS encoding efflux RND transporter periplasmic adaptor subunit; translation: MMSKSIQNKYSVLLMLVLFFAVQCNQKEKTIAKPTAPKDETTVTLTDAQLKNTTIETMSLSVKNISTVLRINGKIDVPPQNLVSVSVPLGGYLKNTNLLPGMKVSKGQVIAVIENPQFIQLQQDYLMAKSKLHFAELDYNRQKKLNQSQASSDKVTQMAQSEMNSQRIMMNTLAEQLQLVNINAGSLTSGNIRKSVPVYSTINGFVSKVNVNIGKFVNPSDVLFELINPNDIHLNLKVYEKDLQMLKIGQRFTANTNTQPDKKYGGEIILISKDINADGTADVHCHFEQYDHNLTPGMYMNAEIETETSFSNALPEESIVNFEGKDYVFVEGKKQTYKMIPVTLGEAENGFIQIKNFEDFKNRKIVTKNAYTLLMKLKNTASEEE
- a CDS encoding thioredoxin family protein; protein product: MKTIFTAIFLALFSVLAIAQTRFEKAKKTASEQNELILLNFSGSDWCIPCIKLHKNIIETETFKQLTTDHILEYVNADFPRSKKNQPSAEIKKENASLAERYNSKGLFPFTLLLNSEGKILKTWEGLPSESAVSFSNEIKSFYQKK
- a CDS encoding heme-binding domain-containing protein, with protein sequence MNKSILNLKNILTVLLLLFIGIQFIDVQKNISEDQSANAIENYYNVPPKVKSILKTSCYDCHSNNTIYPSYSKLQPVKWWLADHVNSGKRHLNFDEFNSYSREKKLEKLDEIVETVKEGEMPLASYTVIHQDAKLSASDQAEIEKWINEIKKEVK